From a single Pseudomonas triticicola genomic region:
- a CDS encoding copper resistance protein B encodes MTRLSVFPLLLAGTSAMAADAMHGMDHSQMPEMDHSAMQSMDDGMMQPAAPSESRTPIAPVTDADRAAVFISPGGHQVHDSVVNSYFLADKLEWQNADDGSALAWDLSGWIGGDTDRLWLRSEGERNNGKTEDAEIQALWGHAISPWWDVVSGVRQDFKPGAPQTWAAFGVQGMALYNFEAEATAFLGEGGQSAVRLEGDYDILLTNRLILQPTAELNIYGKNDPQRGIGSGLSNTEAGLRLRYEIRREFAPYIGVTWNRTYGNTADYAREEDEDRSEARLVLGVRLWF; translated from the coding sequence ATGACTCGACTCAGCGTGTTTCCGCTGCTGCTAGCCGGCACCTCCGCCATGGCCGCCGACGCCATGCACGGCATGGACCACAGCCAGATGCCCGAGATGGATCATTCGGCAATGCAAAGCATGGACGACGGCATGATGCAGCCCGCCGCGCCCAGCGAAAGCCGCACGCCGATTGCGCCCGTGACCGACGCCGACCGCGCTGCGGTGTTTATCAGCCCCGGCGGTCATCAGGTGCATGACAGCGTCGTCAACAGTTACTTTCTTGCCGACAAACTCGAATGGCAGAACGCCGATGACGGCAGCGCTTTGGCCTGGGACCTGTCCGGCTGGATCGGTGGGGATACCGATCGGCTGTGGCTGCGCTCTGAAGGCGAGCGCAACAACGGCAAGACTGAAGACGCGGAAATTCAAGCGCTGTGGGGCCACGCCATTTCACCGTGGTGGGACGTGGTCAGCGGCGTGCGTCAGGACTTCAAACCCGGCGCACCGCAAACCTGGGCCGCGTTCGGCGTGCAGGGCATGGCGCTGTACAACTTCGAGGCCGAAGCCACGGCTTTCCTTGGCGAGGGCGGCCAGAGTGCGGTACGGCTGGAGGGCGACTACGACATCCTGCTGACCAATCGACTGATCCTGCAGCCGACCGCAGAACTGAATATCTATGGCAAAAACGATCCGCAGCGGGGCATCGGCTCAGGGTTGTCCAATACCGAGGCGGGCCTGCGGTTGCGCTATGAAATCCGCCGCGAATTCGCGCCTTATATCGGCGTGACGTGGAATCGCACTTACGGCAACACCGCCGACTATGCCCGCGAAGAAGACGAGGACCGCAGTGAGGCACGCCTCGTCCTCGGCGTCAGGCTGTGGTTCTGA
- a CDS encoding haloacid dehalogenase type II, producing the protein MTLNNTPRPQWLTFDCYGTLIQWDEGLKAVVEKMLSDKGEHAVDATKLIEVYDRHEHRLEQTPPHRSFRELSTLGLQLALAELGLPSQPEDSQRLAAAIPNMPPFVEVIDTLAQLKAMGFKLCIVSNTDDDIIAGNVAQLGGHIDRVITAQQAGAYKPAPRLFDYAHEQLGVTRDEVVHICASPTLDHTAARDMGFRCVWIDRGTGRQLLPDYRPDAILSSLDQVLPLFKSLGWT; encoded by the coding sequence ATGACCTTGAACAACACGCCACGCCCGCAATGGCTGACCTTCGATTGCTACGGCACGCTGATTCAGTGGGATGAAGGGCTGAAAGCCGTGGTCGAGAAAATGCTCAGCGACAAGGGCGAGCACGCAGTCGACGCCACTAAGTTGATCGAAGTCTACGACCGTCACGAGCACCGTCTCGAACAAACGCCGCCGCACCGTTCCTTTCGCGAACTGAGCACCCTCGGCCTGCAACTGGCGCTGGCAGAATTGGGCTTGCCGAGCCAGCCCGAGGACAGTCAACGCCTGGCGGCGGCCATCCCGAACATGCCGCCATTTGTCGAAGTGATCGACACCCTCGCGCAGCTCAAAGCCATGGGCTTCAAGCTGTGCATCGTCTCCAACACCGACGACGACATCATTGCCGGCAACGTTGCGCAGCTCGGCGGCCATATCGACCGGGTGATCACCGCGCAACAGGCCGGTGCCTACAAGCCGGCGCCGCGCCTGTTCGACTACGCTCATGAGCAATTGGGCGTGACCCGGGATGAAGTGGTGCACATCTGCGCCAGCCCGACGCTCGATCACACGGCGGCGCGGGACATGGGTTTTCGTTGCGTGTGGATCGATCGCGGCACGGGTCGTCAGTTGTTGCCGGACTATCGCCCCGACGCGATCCTGTCCAGCCTCGATCAAGTGCTGCCGCTGTTCAAATCCCTCGGCTGGACCTAA
- a CDS encoding ribonuclease T2 family protein: MKKLFTILALIALTAGSIGMSSARQPASNKAQAESVAGVFDYYLLALSWSPTFCLTHKDDAQCTGNGYGFVLHGLWPQYAKGGWPESCPPLTRLSAAETSKGLTMYPTKKLLDHEWSKHGTCSGLGAEGYLDKSDQALGAVKIPQALQPFGSTSYYFEAQEIVDLFRKANPGIPEDGIAVVCSGPQLSEVRVCMDKDLQFGACGKGVKTQCRAGDIRVPPVR; this comes from the coding sequence ATGAAAAAGCTGTTTACAATTCTGGCGCTGATCGCGCTGACGGCCGGTAGCATCGGCATGAGTTCGGCGCGTCAGCCGGCGTCGAACAAAGCGCAGGCGGAATCGGTGGCGGGGGTGTTCGACTACTACCTGCTGGCGCTGTCCTGGTCGCCGACTTTTTGTCTGACGCACAAGGACGACGCGCAGTGCACCGGCAACGGTTACGGTTTTGTCCTGCACGGTTTGTGGCCGCAATACGCCAAGGGCGGCTGGCCAGAATCCTGCCCGCCGCTGACCAGGCTATCGGCGGCAGAAACCAGCAAGGGCCTGACGATGTACCCGACGAAAAAACTTCTTGATCACGAATGGTCCAAGCACGGTACCTGCAGCGGTCTTGGCGCGGAGGGCTATCTGGACAAGTCCGATCAGGCCCTCGGCGCGGTGAAGATTCCGCAGGCGTTACAGCCGTTCGGCTCGACGTCGTACTACTTCGAAGCGCAGGAGATTGTCGATCTGTTTCGCAAGGCCAATCCGGGGATTCCCGAAGACGGAATTGCGGTGGTTTGCAGCGGCCCGCAGCTGTCGGAAGTGCGGGTGTGCATGGACAAGGATTTGCAGTTCGGCGCGTGTGGCAAAGGGGTGAAGACGCAGTGCCGGGCGGGGGATATTCGGGTGCCGCCGGTACGGTGA
- a CDS encoding LysR substrate-binding domain-containing protein: protein MLDLELLKTFVCVVDEGSFTRAAERVHRTQSTVSQQVRKLEDLVGHPLLLRDRTGVNVAVTEHGELLIHYARRLLALSAEATQALASDVDLEVLRIGMPEDFDARRMALILAGFTRNHPQARLETISGMSLDLRQRLDAGDIDIALIKREPDSGPAWATWPERLVWVKGTEFDTSSGVLPLALFPQGCLYRQRAIRLLDVAQRPWRVAFGSHSLTGIQAAVASGLGISVLPVSALLPEHEVCRDLPELAPTELALVSREGVLSGMQRGLVEFLRGELEVDAGGFA from the coding sequence ATGCTGGATCTGGAATTGCTGAAAACCTTTGTCTGCGTGGTCGACGAAGGCAGCTTCACCCGCGCAGCCGAACGTGTGCACCGCACGCAATCGACGGTCAGCCAGCAGGTGCGCAAGCTCGAAGATCTGGTCGGCCACCCGCTACTCCTGCGCGACCGCACCGGAGTGAACGTCGCGGTCACCGAACACGGCGAACTGCTGATCCACTATGCGCGCCGGTTACTGGCGCTGTCCGCCGAAGCCACGCAAGCGCTGGCCAGTGACGTCGACCTGGAAGTGCTGCGCATCGGCATGCCGGAAGACTTCGACGCCCGGCGCATGGCACTGATCCTCGCCGGTTTTACCCGCAACCATCCGCAAGCGCGCCTGGAAACCATCAGTGGCATGAGCCTCGACCTGCGCCAACGCCTCGACGCCGGCGACATCGACATTGCCCTGATCAAACGCGAACCCGACAGCGGCCCGGCATGGGCCACCTGGCCGGAGCGACTGGTCTGGGTCAAAGGCACCGAATTCGACACCTCCAGCGGTGTGCTGCCGCTGGCGCTGTTTCCGCAGGGCTGCCTGTACCGACAACGGGCGATTCGCTTGCTCGATGTGGCGCAGCGACCATGGCGAGTGGCGTTCGGCAGCCATAGCCTGACCGGGATTCAAGCGGCGGTAGCGTCTGGGTTAGGGATTTCGGTTTTGCCGGTTTCGGCGCTATTGCCAGAGCATGAGGTGTGTAGGGATCTGCCTGAGTTGGCGCCGACGGAACTGGCGCTGGTCAGCCGCGAGGGAGTGTTGAGTGGGATGCAGCGGGGGTTGGTGGAGTTTTTGCGTGGGGAATTGGAGGTGGATGCGGGGGGATTTGCGTGA
- a CDS encoding aldolase: MAHILSGTGKARPSATLHLDTEAIITARNELAACFQLAALHGLEEGICNHFSAMLPGHDDLFLVNPYGYAFSEVTAQNLLVCDFAGNVVAGEGEPEATAFYIHARLHKQLPRVKVAFHTHMPHATALCLLQGPPLLWLGQTALKFYGRTAVDEDYNGLALDASEGDRIASVMGHADILFLKNHGVIVAAPTIAEAWDDLYYLERAAQVQLLAMATQRELKPVPHAIAQRAYEQMREGDAQSAREHLTSAMRRLALHN; encoded by the coding sequence ATGGCTCATATCTTGAGCGGCACTGGCAAAGCCAGACCCAGCGCAACGCTGCACCTGGACACCGAGGCGATCATCACCGCCCGCAACGAACTTGCTGCGTGCTTTCAACTGGCCGCATTGCATGGTCTGGAGGAGGGCATCTGCAATCACTTTTCGGCGATGCTGCCGGGGCATGATGATCTGTTTCTGGTCAATCCATACGGCTACGCTTTTTCGGAAGTGACCGCGCAAAATCTGCTGGTCTGTGACTTCGCCGGCAATGTGGTCGCTGGCGAAGGCGAGCCCGAAGCGACCGCGTTCTACATCCACGCGCGCCTGCACAAACAACTGCCACGGGTAAAAGTCGCCTTCCATACGCACATGCCGCACGCCACCGCGTTGTGCCTGTTGCAAGGCCCGCCGCTGCTGTGGCTGGGGCAGACCGCGCTGAAGTTCTACGGACGGACGGCAGTGGACGAGGATTACAACGGCCTCGCACTGGACGCATCCGAAGGCGACCGCATCGCCAGCGTCATGGGCCATGCCGACATTCTCTTTCTGAAAAACCACGGTGTGATTGTCGCTGCGCCGACCATCGCCGAAGCCTGGGACGATCTGTATTACCTGGAACGCGCCGCGCAGGTGCAACTGCTGGCGATGGCCACTCAGCGCGAATTGAAACCGGTGCCTCATGCGATTGCGCAGCGCGCCTATGAACAGATGCGTGAAGGCGATGCGCAAAGTGCCCGCGAGCACCTGACCAGCGCGATGCGGCGGCTGGCCCTGCACAACTGA
- a CDS encoding copper resistance system multicopper oxidase — translation MPSILTRRTFVKGLAAGSLLGGLGLWRTPVWALNGAAPVNELSGNEFELFIGETPVNFTGSARTAMTINGSLPGPLLRWREGDTVTLRVRNRLTADTSIHWHGILLPANMDGVPGLSFHGIEPGGVYVYQFKVRQHGTYWYHSHSGLQEQAGVYGPLVIEAKEPEPFQYDRDYVVMLSDWTDEDPASLMKTLKKQSDYYNFHKRTVGDFINDVGEKGWGATVADRTMWAQMNMNPTDIADVSGATYTFLINGQAPDDNFTWLFRPGEKLRLRLINGSAMTYFDVRIPGLKMTVVAADGLHVKPVSVDELRIAVAETYDVIVEPETEAYTLFAQAMDRTGYARGTLATRAGMSAAVPALDPRPLVSMDDMGMGGMDHGSMDMSAMDHSSMGPMQAHPDSENNNPLVDMQAMITAPKLDDPGLGLRNNGRRVLTYADLRSTFEDPDGRDPGRTIELHLTGHMEKFAWSFNGIKFSDAEPLRLKYGERIRLVLVNDTMMTHPIHLHGMWSDLEDENGNFQVRKHTIDMPPGSRRSYRVTADALGRWAYHCHLLYHMETGMFREVRVEE, via the coding sequence ATGCCTTCCATTCTCACAAGACGCACTTTTGTCAAAGGCCTGGCCGCCGGTAGCTTGCTCGGTGGCCTCGGGCTCTGGCGGACACCGGTCTGGGCGCTGAACGGCGCCGCGCCCGTCAACGAACTGAGCGGTAACGAATTCGAGTTGTTCATCGGCGAAACTCCGGTCAATTTCACGGGTTCGGCACGCACAGCGATGACCATCAATGGCAGCCTGCCCGGCCCGCTGTTGCGCTGGCGCGAAGGCGATACCGTGACGCTGCGGGTGCGTAACCGGCTCACCGCCGACACCTCGATTCACTGGCACGGCATTCTGCTGCCGGCGAACATGGACGGCGTACCGGGTCTGAGTTTCCATGGCATCGAACCGGGGGGCGTGTACGTTTACCAGTTCAAGGTTCGGCAACACGGCACCTACTGGTATCACAGCCATTCCGGCTTACAGGAGCAGGCCGGCGTCTATGGGCCGCTGGTCATTGAGGCCAAAGAGCCGGAGCCGTTCCAGTACGATCGCGACTACGTGGTGATGCTCAGCGACTGGACCGACGAAGACCCGGCCAGCCTGATGAAGACGCTGAAAAAGCAGTCCGACTACTACAACTTCCACAAACGCACCGTCGGCGACTTTATCAACGATGTCGGTGAGAAAGGCTGGGGCGCCACGGTTGCCGATCGCACGATGTGGGCGCAAATGAACATGAACCCTACCGACATCGCCGACGTCAGTGGCGCCACGTATACCTTTTTGATCAACGGCCAGGCCCCCGATGACAACTTCACCTGGCTGTTCCGTCCCGGCGAAAAACTGCGCCTGCGCCTGATCAACGGCTCGGCCATGACCTATTTCGATGTGCGCATTCCGGGACTGAAGATGACGGTGGTGGCTGCCGATGGCCTGCACGTCAAACCGGTCAGCGTCGATGAACTGCGCATTGCCGTGGCCGAGACCTATGACGTGATCGTTGAACCTGAAACCGAGGCCTATACCCTTTTCGCCCAGGCAATGGATCGCACCGGCTACGCCCGTGGCACTCTCGCCACACGCGCCGGCATGTCGGCAGCAGTGCCGGCGCTGGATCCGCGTCCGTTGGTGAGCATGGACGACATGGGCATGGGCGGCATGGATCACGGCAGCATGGACATGAGCGCCATGGATCACTCCAGCATGGGCCCGATGCAAGCCCATCCCGACAGTGAAAACAACAATCCGCTGGTGGACATGCAGGCCATGATCACCGCGCCAAAGCTCGACGACCCAGGCCTCGGCCTGCGCAACAACGGCCGCCGAGTGCTGACCTACGCCGACCTGCGCAGCACCTTCGAGGACCCGGACGGCCGCGATCCGGGCCGCACGATAGAACTGCACCTGACCGGCCACATGGAGAAATTCGCCTGGTCGTTCAACGGCATCAAGTTCTCCGATGCCGAGCCTCTACGTCTGAAATACGGCGAGCGCATCCGCCTGGTGCTGGTAAACGACACCATGATGACCCACCCGATCCACCTGCACGGGATGTGGAGCGATCTGGAAGACGAAAACGGCAACTTTCAGGTGCGCAAACACACCATCGACATGCCGCCCGGCAGCCGCCGCAGCTATCGCGTCACCGCCGACGCCCTCGGCCGCTGGGCCTATCACTGTCATCTGCTTTATCACATGGAAACGGGCATGTTCCGCGAAGTGCGGGTGGAAGAATGA
- a CDS encoding sensor domain-containing diguanylate cyclase, which yields MPIPIHDPHQAPGTLKRLPLRKAAVLFIVAVSLCLCGLLYLQLEQSRRQDLAVAKMASGNLTRAMAQQAEDTVRAADLVMTSLVDWIQDDGYGAAQRPRLQRIFARRAQQLDQLHGIFLFDREGQWIITSFADLPRGNGVADREYFKFHQQNASTVAHIGPAIRSRENGEWIIPISRRVNDQLGNFQGVLMAGIRMSYFDQFFKSFSLDDSGIMFLALTDGTLLARRPFDESLINTSVAHGEIYQTLLPNANAGTAMLNSVVDGVTRLYGYRQLASYPLVVSAATSQDTILQGWYDRAFQSSVIVALVILGVGLFGWVFIHQVRDGERIEKNLRKAQLALEQIATHDSLTGLANRRLFERSLDIEFARGARQVSPVSLIMLDIDFFKRYNDAYGHVAGDQCLAQVAQVVKACCQRKSDLAVRYGGEEFAVLLPDTDINGALAIAGQIRRSVIDKHIIHSGSPTGYLTVSLGCYAFIPHGNDSPQVFIQRADAALYQAKNAGRNRAAVYAPEEGFAELMRSDR from the coding sequence TTGCCAATCCCCATTCACGATCCGCATCAGGCCCCCGGCACGCTCAAACGGTTGCCGCTTCGCAAAGCGGCGGTGCTGTTTATTGTTGCGGTGAGCCTGTGCCTGTGCGGTCTGCTGTACCTGCAACTGGAGCAGTCGCGGCGTCAGGATCTGGCGGTGGCGAAAATGGCCTCGGGCAACCTGACCCGGGCCATGGCGCAGCAGGCCGAAGACACTGTGCGTGCAGCGGATCTGGTGATGACCAGCCTGGTCGACTGGATTCAGGACGATGGTTACGGGGCGGCGCAGCGCCCTCGGTTGCAGCGGATCTTTGCCCGCCGCGCGCAGCAACTGGATCAGCTGCATGGCATCTTTCTCTTCGATCGCGAAGGGCAGTGGATCATCACCTCGTTCGCTGATCTGCCTCGTGGCAACGGCGTGGCTGATCGCGAGTATTTCAAGTTCCATCAGCAGAATGCGTCGACCGTTGCGCACATCGGCCCGGCGATTCGCAGCCGCGAAAACGGCGAATGGATCATTCCGATTTCCAGACGCGTCAACGACCAGCTCGGCAACTTTCAGGGCGTACTGATGGCCGGCATCCGCATGTCCTACTTCGATCAGTTCTTCAAAAGCTTCAGCCTCGATGACAGCGGCATCATGTTTCTGGCGCTGACCGACGGCACCTTGCTGGCGCGACGGCCCTTCGATGAATCACTGATCAACACCTCGGTGGCCCACGGCGAGATCTATCAAACCCTGCTGCCGAACGCTAACGCTGGCACCGCGATGCTCAATTCAGTGGTCGACGGCGTGACCCGCTTGTATGGCTATCGCCAGCTCGCCTCGTATCCGCTGGTGGTCTCTGCGGCGACGTCGCAAGACACGATTCTGCAGGGCTGGTATGACCGCGCCTTTCAGTCCAGCGTGATTGTCGCGCTGGTGATTCTCGGGGTTGGCCTGTTCGGCTGGGTATTCATTCATCAGGTGCGCGACGGCGAGCGTATCGAGAAAAACCTGCGCAAGGCGCAACTGGCGCTGGAGCAGATCGCCACCCACGACAGCCTCACGGGACTTGCCAATCGGCGCTTGTTCGAGCGCTCGCTGGACATCGAGTTTGCTCGTGGCGCGCGCCAGGTCAGCCCGGTCAGCCTGATCATGCTCGATATCGATTTCTTCAAGCGCTACAACGACGCTTATGGTCATGTCGCCGGCGATCAATGCCTGGCGCAGGTGGCGCAAGTGGTGAAGGCCTGCTGCCAGCGCAAGTCGGATCTGGCGGTGCGTTACGGCGGCGAAGAATTTGCCGTGCTGCTGCCGGACACCGACATCAACGGCGCGCTGGCGATAGCCGGGCAGATTCGCCGCAGCGTGATCGACAAGCACATCATCCACAGCGGCTCGCCGACCGGTTATCTCACCGTGAGCCTGGGCTGTTATGCGTTTATTCCGCATGGCAACGACAGCCCGCAAGTGTTTATCCAGCGCGCGGACGCGGCGTTGTATCAGGCGAAAAATGCCGGACGCAATCGCGCGGCGGTGTATGCGCCGGAA